A single genomic interval of Hydractinia symbiolongicarpus strain clone_291-10 chromosome 8, HSymV2.1, whole genome shotgun sequence harbors:
- the LOC130653765 gene encoding zinc finger protein 790-like gives MTTTRVCPQGQKRVNMDGTERCSKCNFSLSLDNFMIKVNGQLTKMWIKCLNIAKVSRKHIKCPHERVRAYCKECKGCEICHQERQSGQCRDCGGSHISPHQRVRSRCKECGSNGICKHGRRRTECKECGSGSICHHQRIRSICKDCGGRKHMSSSRQGSLCKECGVEASATIKG, from the coding sequence ATGACCACAACTCGTGTTTGTCCCCAAGGGCAAAAACGAGTTAATATGGATGGAACCGAGAGATGCTCGAAGtgtaatttttctttatctttggACAATTTTATGATCAAGGTAAACGGTCAACTAACAAAAATGTGGATTAAATGCCTGAACATAGCCAAGGTGTCACGGAAACATATAAAGTGCCCCCATGAAAGGGTGAGGGCATATTGTAAGGAGTGTAAGGGATGTGAGATTTGCCATCAGGAAAGACAGAGCGGACAATGCAGGGACTGCGGAGGAAGTCACATTTCCCCCCATCAAAGGGTAAGATCCAGGTGTAAAGAGTGTGGGAGTAATGGTATTTGCAAGCATGGTAGGCGAAGAACAGAGTGCAAAGAGTGTGGCAGCGGAAGCATCTGTCACCATCAAAGGATAAGATCAATATGCAAAGACTGTGGGGGTAGAAAGCATATGTCATCATCAAGGCAGGGGTCCCTATGCAAAGAGTGTGGGGTGGAAGCGTCTGCCACCATCAAAGGATAA